The nucleotide sequence CCACGATGTCCTGACCGATCCGGTGGCGTTGCAGGTTCTGGGCGTTCTGGTTGCGGACCTTGAAGGCGGCGGGGGACCGGACGTTCCGGAAGACGACCCGGTGCTCGAACTTGCCGACCTCCTTGGTGAACAGGACGTCGAAACTCTCCGGGGCGGTGCCGTTCATCAGGTCGGCCGAATAGCCCGGCCAATCCCATTCGACGGTGATGAGGTCACCGGCCTGGACCACCGTGCCCAGGTGGATGTAGATGTCCAGCTTCGGCTTTCCGTCCGCGGTGAACGTCCACACCGACGTGCCGTCGGCGCGGGTCCTCTGGTCGACGTCGTCCTCGCCGGCGTGGTAGGCGTGGCACCGGACCTTGCGCCGGTCGCGGTTCGTCAGACGGGTGGTGCCGTAGTAGACGAGGTTGACCGAGACGTACCGCAAGGTGCCGTTCGCGGCCGCGTCGAGCACCAGGTCCCGGCGGCAGTGCGCGTCGCCGTTTTCTTCGACGGTCACTTCCTGCCGCCATTCCCGCACCGACAACGGCGAAGGGGAATGCGTTTGGTCGGCGTAGGTGTGCAGGAGCTCTTCGATGTGCTTGAGCTTGCCGCGGAGACGCTGGGTGCCCGCGAAGGAAAGCGCACTCACCAGCACGAAGAGGCAGGCGGCCGCCGTGGCGAACGTGACCCGCAGCCAGGCGAGCCCGAGGACCTGGCCGAGGAGACCGACGGTGCCCAGTGACGCGAGCGTCCCGGTGAGGGTGCGGAAATAGCCGTAGCGGAAGACGTGTTCTTCGAGGTCTGCGACGAGGGGCGCCAGTCTGCGGGAAACAATGCGGCGAAGATCCGAACTTCCACCCATACGCTCGCATCCTGTAATCGGTGTCGACCCTTCAGGCTAGCCCACCCCCACACCGTTGCCCAGGACAAAAGAATGGCGAAAGGCCCTCCGGCACGCGTTGCCGGAGGGCCTTTCGGGTGTTGCTGGAAACTCAGACGCGCTTGAACAGCAGGGCGCGCTTCACTTCCTGGATCGCCTTGGTCACCTGGATCCCACGGGGACACGCGTCCGTGCAGTTGAACGTCGTGCGGCAGCGCCACACACCCTCGCCGTCGTTGAGGATGTCCAGGCGCTCCTCGGCCCCTTCGTCGCGGGAGTCGAAGATGAACCTGTGGGCGTTGACGATCGCCGCCGGGCCGAAGTACGAGCCGTCGTTCCAGTACACCGGGCACGATGACGTGCAGCACGCGCACAGGATGCACTTCGTCGTGTCGTCGAAGCGGTCGCGGTCCGCCTGGGACTGGATGCGCTCGCGCGTCGGCTCGTTGCCGTACGTGATCAGGTACGGCTTGATCGCGCGGTAGGCCTCGAAGAACGGGTCCATGTCGACGTAGAGGTCCTTCAACGTCGTCAGGCCCTTGATCGGGGCGATCGTGATCGTCGTCTGCTTGCCGTCCTTCGCCAGGAGGTCCTTCATGAGGACCTTGCACGCCAGGCGGTTGATGCCGTTGATCTGCATCGCGTCGGACCCGCACACGCCGTGCGCGCAGGAGCGGCGGAACGAGAACGTCCCGTCGATGTAGTCCTTGACGTAGAACAGCAGGTTCAGCAGGCGGTCGGTGCGCTGCGCCGGGACGTCGTAGGACTCCCAGTGCGGCTCCGAATCCACCTCCGGGTTGAACCGGAGGATCTTCAGCGTGACCGTGATCGGGGTGTGTTCGTCCGAAGCGGCCGGAGCGTCTTCAGTGGTTGCCGCAGTCATCAGTACTTCCGCTCCATCGGTTCGTAGCGGGTGAAGGTCACGGGCTTGTAGTCGAGCCGGATGTCCGAGGACAGCCCCGCGCCCTGCTTGTAGGCCATGGTGTGGCGCATGAAGTTCGTGTCGTCGCGGGTGGGGTAGTCCTCGCGGGCGTGGCCGCCGCGGGACTCCTTGCGCGCCAGCGCGCCCACGACCAGGACCTCGGCCAGCTCCAGCAGGAAGCCGAGCTCGACGGCCTCGAGCAGGTCGGTGTTGTACCGCTTGCCCTTGTCCGACACGGTGATCCGCTGGTACCGCTCCTTGAGCGCCTGGACGTCGGTCAGCGCCTGCTTCAGCGTGTCCTCGGTCCGGTACACCGAAGCGTGCGAGTCCATCGTCTGCTGCATTTCCTTGCGGATGTCGGCGACGCGCTCGTCGCCGTGCTCCGACAGCAGGCCCGCGAGCTGCTCTTCCACCAGCTTCGTGGGATCCGCAGGCAGCTCGACGTGCTCGTGCGCCAGCGCGTACTCCGCGGCCGCGATGCCGGCGCGGCGGCCGAACACGTTGATGTCGAGCAGCGAGTTCGTGCCGAGCCGGTTCGAACCGTGCACGGACACGCACGCGACCTCGCCCGCGGCGTACAGGCCAGGAATGACGTTCTCGTTGTCCCGCAACGCTTCGCCGTGGATGTTGGTCGGAATGCCGCCCATCACGTAGTGGCAGGTCGGGAAGACCGGCACCGGCTCCTTCACCGGGTCGACGCCCAGGTAGGTCCGGGAGAACTCCATGATGTCCGGGAGCTTCGCGTTCAGCGTCTCCTCGGGGATGTGCGTGACGTCCAGGACGACGTAGTCCTTGTTCGGCCCGCACCCGCGGCCCTGCAGCACTTCCTGCACCATCGAGCGGGCGACGATGTCGCGCGGCGCGAGGTCCTTGATGGTGGGGGCGTAGCGCTCCATGAACCGCTCGCCGGAGGCGTTGCGCAGGATCCCGCCCTCGCCGCGGACGGCTTCCGAGATCAGGATGCCCAGGCCCGCGAGGCCGGTCGGGTGGAACTGGAAGAACTCCATGTCCTCGAGCGGGAGGCCCTTGCGGAAGATGATGCCGAGGCCGTCACCGGTGAGGGTGTGCGCGTTCGACGTCGTCTTGAAGATCTTGCCCGCGCCGCCGGTGGCGAACACGATGGACTTCGCCTGGAAGACGTGCAGCTCGCCGGTGGCCAGCTCGTAGGCGACAACGCCGGAAGCGACCGGGTTGCCGTCCTCGTCCGGCGTGGTGACGAGGTCGAGCACATAGAACTCGTTGAAGAACTCCGTGCCGTACTTGACGCAGTTCTGGTACAGCGTCTGCAGGATCATGTGGCCAGTGCGGTCGGCGGCGTAGCAGGCGCGGCGGACCGCGGCCTTGCCGTGGTCACGCGTGTGGCCGCCGAAGCGGCGCTGGTCGATCTTGCCCTCGGGCGTGCGGTTGAACGGCAGGCCCATCTTCTCGAGGTCGAGGACCGCGTCGATGGCCTCCTTCGCCATGATCTCGGCGGCGTCCTGGTCGACCAGGTAGTCGCCGCCCTTGATCGTGTCGAAGGTGTGCCACTCCCAGTTGTCCTCTTCGACGTTCGCCAGCGCGGCGCACATGCCGCCCTGGGCCGCGCCGGTGTGGGACCGGGTCGGGTAGAGCTTGGTGAGGACCGCGGTGCGGGCGCGCTGGCCGGACTCGATGGCCGCGCGCATCCCGGCGCCGCCGGCGCCGACGATCACCACGTCGTACTTGTGGAACTGCATCGAAAAAGTCTCCGAGACTTTTAGTTCGCGGGCATGTTCGGGTCGAACGTGAAGATCACCATCGTGCCGACGGCCAGGATCAGCACCATCGAGACGTACAGCAGGATCTTCAGCCAGAACCGCGTGCTGTCCTTGCGGGCGTAGTCGTCGATGATCGTGCGCAGCCCGTTGCCGCCGTGGATCTCGGCGAGCCACAGCATCAGCAGGTCCCAGAACTGCCAGAACGGCGAGGCCCAGCGGCCGGCGACGAAGCCCCAGTTGATCCGGTGCACGCCGCCGTCGAGGATGTTCATGATCAGCAGGTGGCCGAGCACCAGGATGACCAGGACCAGCCCGGAGATCCGCATGAACAGCCAGCTGTAGAGCTCGAAGTTGCTCCGGCGCGCGGCCGGGCGCTTCGGCGCGCGCGGGTTCGCGAGGGCGAGGTCGGCCATGTCAGTTACCCCCGAAGAGCATTTCGGCGGTGCGCTTCAGCATGAAGAACGCACCGGGGACCATCACGACGACCCAGACCACGCCGATGACCCACAGCATCGCCTTCTGCAGCTTCGGGCCCTTCGACCAGAAGTCGACCAGCATGACGCGGATGCCGTTCAGCGCGTGGAACAGCACCGCGCCGACCAGGCCGACCTCGAGGAGGTTGACGATCGGCGTCTTGTAGGTCTCGATGACCTGGTCGTAGGTGTTCGGCGACACGCGCACCAGCGCGGTGTCGAGCACGTGCACGAACAGGAAGAAGAATGTGAGCACGCCGGTGATGCGGTGCAGCACCCAGGACCACATGCCGGGGTCGCCCCGGTAGAAGGTCCCCTGCCGGCGTGAGGCACCCGCCCGATCGCTCGCCTCTGCCGCGGGGGCAGTGCTCGCCGTGGTGGACATCGGTGAACGGCCTCCAACGTCTGACTGTGCGCCCGGTGGCCGGTGAGGTCCGCAGTCGCTGCCGGAGGGGGCGGCAATGCCGAAGTCAACGTCATCGAGCCTGGATGAATCGGATGCTAGACCCGCACCCGGAACGTGACTCACCTCCGGGTTCCCCTCTGTGATGGACCAGACACCGGCGCTCCGGCACCGCCACCCGGCGGTGTGGTGCAGCGCACTCGGCGGTGCGGCGCTGTCGGGTGTCCCGATGACCGGAGATCCGACGTCTAAGAGATCTGATATCTGATGCGCTAGGCCGAACGGCTGGTGATATCCGTGTGTCATTGACCAACCAGAACGTCGTCCCTAGCGTCGCTCGGACAAACATCGGATCTCTCACGATGGGGTGACGTCTGGTGAGACGACTCGGCCTGGTGATCGCCGTCGCGGCCCTGCTGCCCGTGGTGTCGGTCACGCCCGCACAAGCCCTGCCCGACGGACTGGCGCTGACCCCTCCGATGGGCTTCAACAACTGGAACACCACCGGCTGCGCCGTCGACGAGCAGCTCATCCGCGACACCGCGGACATCTTCGTCGACAAAGGACTCAAGGCCGCCGGGTACCAGTACGTCAACGTCGACGACTGCTGGGCCGAGCCGGAGCGCGACGCCGACGGGCGTATGCAGGCCAACAAGGCCCGCTTCCCCGGCGGCATCAAGGCGCTCGCCGACTACGTCCACTCGAAAGGGCTCAAGTTCGGCCTCTACACGAGTGCGGGCACGCTGACCTGCGCCAAGACCCAGCCGGGCGCGCTCGACCACGAGGACGTCGACGCGCAGACGTTCGCGGACTGGGGCGTCGACTACCTCAAGTACGACAACTGCAACAACCAAGGCCGCCCGGCGCTCGAGCGCTACACGAAGATGCGCGACGCGCTGAAGAAGACCGGTCGCCCGATCGTGTATTCGCTCTGCGAGTGGGGCGAGAACAAGCCGTGGACGTGGGGTGCCGACGTCGGGCACCTGTGGCGGACCACCGGCGACATCAAGGACAACTGGGCCAAGGTGCTCCAGATCCTCAAGGCGAACGCGCCGCTGGCGCCGTACGCCGGGCCGGGGCACTGGAACGATCCCGACATGCTCGAGGTCGGCAACGGCGGGATGACGACCGAGGAGTACCGCTCCCACTTCTCGCTGTGGGCGATGATGGCCGCCCCGCTGCTCATCGGCGCCGACCTGCGCAAGGTGTCGCCGGCGAACTTCGACGTCCTGCGCAACGCCGAGGTCATCGCGCTCGACCAGGACCGCCGCGGCGTCCAGGCGCGGGTGCTGTCCAACCAGGACGGACACTGGGTGTTCGCCAAGCCCCTGGACGGCGGAGACGTGGCGATCGCGCTGTTCAACGAGACGACGTCGTCCGCCACGATCGGCACCACCGCGGCGGACGCCGGGCTGCCGCAGGCCGCCGGGTACACCGCCCGCGACCTCTGGGCGCACCGCGACCTCCAGACGGCGGGCCGGCTCTCCGCGGTCGTCCCGCCGCACGCGACGGTCGTCTACCGGGTCCACGCGGGTGGGGCGTGGTGGCGGAACGCGCCGCTGGTGAGCACCGGCATCGAGCTGGCTTCGCCGGTCCCGGGCGTCCCGGGCGAGATCACGCCCGCCGGGAAGCCGTTCGAGGTCACGGTGTCGGCGACCGACGAGGCCCGCGCCCCGGTGTTCGACCCCCGCGTGACGCTGACCGCACCCGCGGGTTGGCGCGTCGAGCAGGTGGCCCGGCCGTGGCAGGTCGTGCTCGGGACCGGGGAGACCGCGGCCGGCCGCTGGCGGGTCACCCCGCCCGCCGGGACCGAGGGCACGACGGCGGTGCTGCACGGCGGCGTCACCTACCGCGCGCTCGGGTTCGGGCAGCTCACCTGGGCCGGTGACCAGCAGCTGACCGTGCCGGCGGCGCCGCCCACCGCGTCCGCGTGGGCGAGCGACCTGCGCTGGGCCGCGGAGAAGAACGGCTACGGCCCGGTCGAGCGGGACATGTCCAACGGCAGCATCCCCGCCGGCGACGGCAAGCCCCTGACCATCAACGGCGTCGTCTACCCCAAGGGCCTCGGGGCGCACGCGCCCAGCGAAGTCGTCTTCTACCTGGGCGGGCGCTGCACGGCGTTCACCGCGGACGTCGGCGTCGACGACGAGCGCGAGGCGACGAACAAGCAGGGCTCGGCGACGTTCGAGGTCTACGCGGACGGGACGAAGGCGGCCGCGACGGGCGTCCGGACGTGGCAGGACCCCGCACTGCCGCTGGCGGCGGACCTGCACGGGGCGCAGTACCTGCGGCTCGTCGTCACCGACGGCGGCGACGGCAACTCCTACGACCGCAGCGACTGGGCCGGCGCCCGGCTGACTTGCGCCTGAAGGGACTTCGCATGAAGAAGCGCATGGGAACGGCGGCCGTCTTGGCCGTCGGGGTGGCGCTGGTCGGGCTGCCGGCCGCCGGGCAGCCCGCGCCGGTGACGTCCTGGACGCTCACCGCGCCGGGGGCGTCGCTGGCGCCCACGCCGGCCGCGCACATCGCCCTGGACCGGGGACGGCTCACGCTGTCGGTCACCCGCGGTGCGACGACGGTGCTCGAGCCGTCCGCACTCGGCGTCGAGACGGCGAACGGTGACCTCACCCAGGGGCTGAAGGTCACCGGGATCACGCAACAGCCGGTGCACGACGAGTACACGACCACCACCGGCAAGCGGCTGCAGCACACCTACGACGCCGCCGAAACCACGCTCGACGTCAAGGGGCCCGGTGGCGCGTTCGCCGTCGTGGTCCGGGTCTCCCGCGACGGCGTCGCTTACCGGTACGTCTTCGACACCCCGAAGTGGGTGACGGTCGTGCGCGAGGCGTCGGAGTTCGCCGTCCCGCAGGCCGCCGACTCCTTCCTGCTGCCGTTCGACAACGGCCGCAGCGACTACGAGAGCATCCACGTCCACAAGCCGGTCGCGCAGCAGGACCCGGTCGAGTACGGCTACCCGGCGCTGTTCCACGTCGGTGACACCTGGCTGTCGGTCCTCGAATCCGACCTGAACGGCAGCTACGCGGGCTCCCGGCTGACGCTCACCCCGCAGCACCGTTTCCAGCTGACCCTCGGCGACCCGGCGGAAGTCGCGAAAGGACCCTTGGCCACGCCGTGGCGGGCGCTGATCGTCGGCGACCTGGCCACCGTGACGCAGTCCGACCTCAGCACCGACCTCGCGAGCCCGGCGAAGATCGCCGACACGTCGTGGATCAAGCCCGGCGCGGGGGCGTGGTCGTGGTGGTCGGAGGGCACCGGTGACCTGGCGCTGCAGGAGAAGTACGTCGACCTCGCGGCCAAGGAGGGCTGGGCGTACAACCTCGTCGACTCGGGCTGGAACGCCGCCTGGGTGCCCGACCTGGTCGCCTACGCCAAGCAACGCGGCATCGGCAGCTGGCTCTGGGCCGACGCGAAGATCACCGACACCGACAGCGAGCGGGAGAAGAACTTCAAGCAGTACGCCGACTGGGGCGTGGTCGGCCTGAAGATCGACTTCGTCGAGTCCGAACGGAAGGACCGCACCCGCTGGTACGACGCGGTGCTCGCGGCGGCCGCGAAGTACCACCTGATGGTGAACTTCCACGGCGCGCCGATCCCGCGGGGCATCCAGCGGACCTGGCCGAACGTGATGAGCGTCGAGGCGGTGAAGGGCGCCGAGGGCACGAAGCCGAAGCCGGGGCGGGTGCCGTTCCCGATCGAGCACTACCTGACGCTGCCGTTCACGCGGAACCTGTCCGGCTCGATGGACTTCACGCCGGTGACCTTCTCCGGCGTTCGGCCGACCAGCGACGGCGGCGAACTCGCGCTGTCGGTGCTGTTCGAATCGGGCGTCCAGCACTTCGCGGACAGCGTCGCGAGTTACGACGCCCACCCCGTCGCCGAGCGGCTGCTCAAGGGCATCCCGACGGCGTGGGACGACACGCGGCTGCTGGCCGGCGACCCCGGGAAGCTCGCGGTGATCGCCCGCCGCAGCGGCGCGCAGTGGTACGTCGGGGCGCTGGCGGCGGGGCCGGCGGCGCGGCTCGACGCGCCACTCGATTTCCTCCCACCGGGTGATTGGCTCGCCGAGATTTACGGCGACGGCGCCGACGGGCAGCTTCAGGTCACGACACGGCGCGTGACATCCGGCGGCGTCCTCACCGTTCCGGTGGCCGCGAACGGCGGATTCGCGGCGCGCCTCTGCGTCGCCCCCGCGGGCGCGTCGACCTGCCCCTGAGTAGCCCGAATGGCCTCCGCAGGCGGCCATCGGGGCACGGAACGCCCTGGTGGCGGCCTGTTGGGGCCCTGTTCGGCCCGGCCGCTCCGCCGTTCGGATGATCACATTGGGTGTCCGGTTCGTCGCACGTGCGACTCGTGAGTAAACGTTTGTGTTACGTAGCGTGCCTTTCCTATGGCGCATTCCTGTCCGCCGGGTACGGTCTGGCGGTCGACCCGGCAGTAGGGCCGGGTCGTGCCCTTGACCATCCGCTGGATCAGCGGGGAGGGAGACACACGTTGCGTCGCATGCGTGGAACCGCGCTGGCCGCCGCGGCCATGGCCGGGGTGCTCGCCCTGGCCGGGTGCGCCAAGGACTCGAGCGGTGGCAGCAGCAACAACAGCGCCGCACCTTCGTCGGGCGGTTCCGACTGCGTCACCGCGCAGAAGCCGCCCGCGGCGCCCGCCGCGTCGAGCAGCACGGCCGCCGCCGGGGAGAAGGTCGACGGCAGCAAGCTGAAGATCGGCCTGGCCTTCGACGTCGGCGGCCGGGGTGACGCGTCGTTCAACGACGCCGCCGCCGCGGGCACCGACAAGGCGAAGTCCGACCTCGGCGTGACGACGGTCAACGAGAGCACCGCCTCCGCCAGCGAGGCCGAGTCGGCCAAGCAGCAGCGCCTCGAGCAGATGGCTTCGCAGGGCCTGAACCCGATCGTCGCGGTCGGCTTCGCCTACGCGGACTCGGTCAAGGCCGTCGCCGCCAAGTACCCGAACACCAAGTTCGCGATCGTCGACGACGACTCGATCCAGCTGCCGAACGTGACGCCGCTGGTCTTCGCCGAGGAGCAGGGCTCGTTCCTGGCCGGCGTCGCGGCCGCGTACAAGAGCAAGAACTGCCACATCGGCTTCGTCGGCGGTGTCAACACCCCGCTGATCCAGAAGTTCGAGGCCGGCTTCCTGCAGGGCGCGAAGACCGCTTCGTCCAAGATCAAGATCGAGGACGAATACCTCACCCCGGCCGGTGACTTCTCCGGGTTCCAGGACCCGCCGAAGGGCAACGCGAAGGCCGCGGCCGAGATCGCCAAGGGCGCGGACGTCGTCTACCACGCCGCCGGCGCCTCGGGCAAGGGCGTGTTCGACGCCGCCAAGGCGGGCAACGCGCTGGCCATCGGGGTCGACTCCGACCAGTACAACCAGAAGACCGTCGCGGCCGACAAGGACGTCATCATCACGTCCATGCTCAAGCGCGTCGACGTCGCGGTGTTCGACTACATCCAGGCCGTCGCCAAGGGTGACCTGACGGTGCTGCCGAAGCGGTTCGACCTCAAGGTCGACGGCGTCGGCTACGCCACCTCCGGCGGCAAGGTCGACGACATCAAGGACGTCCTGGACGGTTACAAGGCCCAGATCATCTCGGGCGCGATCACCGTCTCGGACAAGCCGCAGAAGTAGCTCACAACGTGTTCGGGGCTCGGAGGAATTCTCCTCCGGGCCCCTCACGCGTTCCAGAGATATGGAATTCTCCCGCCCATGAGCACAGCCGAGGCCCCGGCCGAGGCCGTCCCCGACCGGGGCGCCCCCGCCGTCCAGCTGACCGGGATCACCAAGCGCTTTCCCGGCGTGGTGGCCAACTCCGACGTCAACCTCACCGTCGCTGCCGGCGAGGTGCACGCCATCTGTGGCGAGAACGGCGCCGGCAAGTCCACCCTGATGAAGATCCTGTACGGCATGCAGCCGCCGGACGAGGGCACCATCGCGATCAACGGCGAAGAGGTGAAACTGCGCAACCCGCAGGACGCCATCCGCGCCGGCATCGGCATGGTGCACCAGCACTTCATGCTCGCCGACAACCTCACGGTCGGCGAGAACGTCTTCCTCGGCGCCGAGGGCCTGCACGGCATCGGCCGCGCCGCCCGCGCGCGGCTGGCCGAGCTCGCCGAGCGGACCGGCCTGCACGCCAAGCCGGAGACGCTGCTGGAGGAGCTCGGCGTCGCCGACCGCCAGCGCGTCGAGATCGTGAAGGTGCTCTACCGCGGGGCGAAGATCATCATCCTGGACGAGCCGACCGCGGTCCTCGTGCCGCAGGAGGTCGACGCGCTCTTCGAGACCGTGCGGGAGATGAAGAACGGCGGCTACACGTTCCTGTTCATCTCGCACAAGCTCGACGAGGTCCGGGCGATCGCCGACACCGTCACGGTGATCCGGCGCGGCACGACGGTCGGCACCGCCGACCCGAAGACCATCACCTCCCACCAGCTCGCGGAGATGATGGTCGGGTCCGAGCTGCCCAGCCCGGAGACCCGCGAGTCCACCGTCACCGACCGCGCCGTGCTGCGGCTGACCGGGCTGACGCTGGGCGCCGAGGGCTCGGGCCGCAACGCGCTCGACGACGTCTCCTTCACCGTGCACGCCGGCGAGGTGCTCGGCGTGGCCGGTGTCGAGGGCAACGGCCAGACCGAACTCGTCGAGACGATCATGGGCATGCGCAAGCCGTCCGCGGGCAAGATCGAACTGGTCGACTCCGAAGGCAAGGCCCGCGACCTCACGAAGGCGGGCACGCTGGCGCGGCGCGAGGCCGGCATCGGCTACATCGCCGAGGACCGCACCCGGCACAGCCTGCTGCTCACGCAACCGTTGTGGGTCAACCGGATCCTCGGTTACCAGACCCGCGAACCGGTCTCGAAGGGACAGTTGCTCGACATCGCCGGCGCCCGCGCCGACACCGAGCGGATCGTCCGCGACTACGACGTCCGCACGCCGGGCATCGACGTCCCGGCCGCGGCGCTCTCGGGCGGCAACCAGCAGAAGCTGATCGTCGGGCGCGAGCTGTCCGGCAACCCGGTGCTGCTGGTGGCCTCGCACCCGACCCGCGGCGTCGACGTCGGCGCGCAGGCGCTGATCTGGGAGCAGATCCGCCAGGCCCGCGCCGCCGGGCTCGCGGTGCTGCTGATCTCCGCCGA is from Amycolatopsis mediterranei and encodes:
- the sdhC gene encoding succinate dehydrogenase, cytochrome b556 subunit — encoded protein: MSTTASTAPAAEASDRAGASRRQGTFYRGDPGMWSWVLHRITGVLTFFFLFVHVLDTALVRVSPNTYDQVIETYKTPIVNLLEVGLVGAVLFHALNGIRVMLVDFWSKGPKLQKAMLWVIGVVWVVVMVPGAFFMLKRTAEMLFGGN
- a CDS encoding succinate dehydrogenase iron-sulfur subunit codes for the protein MTAATTEDAPAASDEHTPITVTLKILRFNPEVDSEPHWESYDVPAQRTDRLLNLLFYVKDYIDGTFSFRRSCAHGVCGSDAMQINGINRLACKVLMKDLLAKDGKQTTITIAPIKGLTTLKDLYVDMDPFFEAYRAIKPYLITYGNEPTRERIQSQADRDRFDDTTKCILCACCTSSCPVYWNDGSYFGPAAIVNAHRFIFDSRDEGAEERLDILNDGEGVWRCRTTFNCTDACPRGIQVTKAIQEVKRALLFKRV
- a CDS encoding succinate dehydrogenase hydrophobic membrane anchor subunit, which translates into the protein MADLALANPRAPKRPAARRSNFELYSWLFMRISGLVLVILVLGHLLIMNILDGGVHRINWGFVAGRWASPFWQFWDLLMLWLAEIHGGNGLRTIIDDYARKDSTRFWLKILLYVSMVLILAVGTMVIFTFDPNMPAN
- a CDS encoding glycoside hydrolase family 97 protein; amino-acid sequence: MKKRMGTAAVLAVGVALVGLPAAGQPAPVTSWTLTAPGASLAPTPAAHIALDRGRLTLSVTRGATTVLEPSALGVETANGDLTQGLKVTGITQQPVHDEYTTTTGKRLQHTYDAAETTLDVKGPGGAFAVVVRVSRDGVAYRYVFDTPKWVTVVREASEFAVPQAADSFLLPFDNGRSDYESIHVHKPVAQQDPVEYGYPALFHVGDTWLSVLESDLNGSYAGSRLTLTPQHRFQLTLGDPAEVAKGPLATPWRALIVGDLATVTQSDLSTDLASPAKIADTSWIKPGAGAWSWWSEGTGDLALQEKYVDLAAKEGWAYNLVDSGWNAAWVPDLVAYAKQRGIGSWLWADAKITDTDSEREKNFKQYADWGVVGLKIDFVESERKDRTRWYDAVLAAAAKYHLMVNFHGAPIPRGIQRTWPNVMSVEAVKGAEGTKPKPGRVPFPIEHYLTLPFTRNLSGSMDFTPVTFSGVRPTSDGGELALSVLFESGVQHFADSVASYDAHPVAERLLKGIPTAWDDTRLLAGDPGKLAVIARRSGAQWYVGALAAGPAARLDAPLDFLPPGDWLAEIYGDGADGQLQVTTRRVTSGGVLTVPVAANGGFAARLCVAPAGASTCP
- a CDS encoding NPCBM/NEW2 domain-containing protein, translated to MRRLGLVIAVAALLPVVSVTPAQALPDGLALTPPMGFNNWNTTGCAVDEQLIRDTADIFVDKGLKAAGYQYVNVDDCWAEPERDADGRMQANKARFPGGIKALADYVHSKGLKFGLYTSAGTLTCAKTQPGALDHEDVDAQTFADWGVDYLKYDNCNNQGRPALERYTKMRDALKKTGRPIVYSLCEWGENKPWTWGADVGHLWRTTGDIKDNWAKVLQILKANAPLAPYAGPGHWNDPDMLEVGNGGMTTEEYRSHFSLWAMMAAPLLIGADLRKVSPANFDVLRNAEVIALDQDRRGVQARVLSNQDGHWVFAKPLDGGDVAIALFNETTSSATIGTTAADAGLPQAAGYTARDLWAHRDLQTAGRLSAVVPPHATVVYRVHAGGAWWRNAPLVSTGIELASPVPGVPGEITPAGKPFEVTVSATDEARAPVFDPRVTLTAPAGWRVEQVARPWQVVLGTGETAAGRWRVTPPAGTEGTTAVLHGGVTYRALGFGQLTWAGDQQLTVPAAPPTASAWASDLRWAAEKNGYGPVERDMSNGSIPAGDGKPLTINGVVYPKGLGAHAPSEVVFYLGGRCTAFTADVGVDDEREATNKQGSATFEVYADGTKAAATGVRTWQDPALPLAADLHGAQYLRLVVTDGGDGNSYDRSDWAGARLTCA
- a CDS encoding ABC transporter ATP-binding protein gives rise to the protein MSTAEAPAEAVPDRGAPAVQLTGITKRFPGVVANSDVNLTVAAGEVHAICGENGAGKSTLMKILYGMQPPDEGTIAINGEEVKLRNPQDAIRAGIGMVHQHFMLADNLTVGENVFLGAEGLHGIGRAARARLAELAERTGLHAKPETLLEELGVADRQRVEIVKVLYRGAKIIILDEPTAVLVPQEVDALFETVREMKNGGYTFLFISHKLDEVRAIADTVTVIRRGTTVGTADPKTITSHQLAEMMVGSELPSPETRESTVTDRAVLRLTGLTLGAEGSGRNALDDVSFTVHAGEVLGVAGVEGNGQTELVETIMGMRKPSAGKIELVDSEGKARDLTKAGTLARREAGIGYIAEDRTRHSLLLTQPLWVNRILGYQTREPVSKGQLLDIAGARADTERIVRDYDVRTPGIDVPAAALSGGNQQKLIVGRELSGNPVLLVASHPTRGVDVGAQALIWEQIRQARAAGLAVLLISADLDELIGLSDTIRVMLRGRLVSEADPATVTPQQLGSAMTGAGEGDEE
- a CDS encoding BMP family lipoprotein, which gives rise to MRGTALAAAAMAGVLALAGCAKDSSGGSSNNSAAPSSGGSDCVTAQKPPAAPAASSSTAAAGEKVDGSKLKIGLAFDVGGRGDASFNDAAAAGTDKAKSDLGVTTVNESTASASEAESAKQQRLEQMASQGLNPIVAVGFAYADSVKAVAAKYPNTKFAIVDDDSIQLPNVTPLVFAEEQGSFLAGVAAAYKSKNCHIGFVGGVNTPLIQKFEAGFLQGAKTASSKIKIEDEYLTPAGDFSGFQDPPKGNAKAAAEIAKGADVVYHAAGASGKGVFDAAKAGNALAIGVDSDQYNQKTVAADKDVIITSMLKRVDVAVFDYIQAVAKGDLTVLPKRFDLKVDGVGYATSGGKVDDIKDVLDGYKAQIISGAITVSDKPQK
- the sdhA gene encoding succinate dehydrogenase flavoprotein subunit, coding for MQFHKYDVVIVGAGGAGMRAAIESGQRARTAVLTKLYPTRSHTGAAQGGMCAALANVEEDNWEWHTFDTIKGGDYLVDQDAAEIMAKEAIDAVLDLEKMGLPFNRTPEGKIDQRRFGGHTRDHGKAAVRRACYAADRTGHMILQTLYQNCVKYGTEFFNEFYVLDLVTTPDEDGNPVASGVVAYELATGELHVFQAKSIVFATGGAGKIFKTTSNAHTLTGDGLGIIFRKGLPLEDMEFFQFHPTGLAGLGILISEAVRGEGGILRNASGERFMERYAPTIKDLAPRDIVARSMVQEVLQGRGCGPNKDYVVLDVTHIPEETLNAKLPDIMEFSRTYLGVDPVKEPVPVFPTCHYVMGGIPTNIHGEALRDNENVIPGLYAAGEVACVSVHGSNRLGTNSLLDINVFGRRAGIAAAEYALAHEHVELPADPTKLVEEQLAGLLSEHGDERVADIRKEMQQTMDSHASVYRTEDTLKQALTDVQALKERYQRITVSDKGKRYNTDLLEAVELGFLLELAEVLVVGALARKESRGGHAREDYPTRDDTNFMRHTMAYKQGAGLSSDIRLDYKPVTFTRYEPMERKY